Proteins from one Bactrocera neohumeralis isolate Rockhampton chromosome 3, APGP_CSIRO_Bneo_wtdbg2-racon-allhic-juicebox.fasta_v2, whole genome shotgun sequence genomic window:
- the LOC126752795 gene encoding uncharacterized protein LOC126752795: MGAPELPGDPGEEDVHAIQTNVQHPPVPSDDSDNEMNTLDAYNGYQPLATGNDVNELNDVSMDDNDSIDEDSEETVQYVDNVNAVENAAINDNLPPVESADAEIERQVWSQPRPHELQLELDNNKTTQILNVMANITLPNAVVPEWANGVPEERWKAELLERIRQRGVARQNDDK, from the exons ATGGGAGCACCTGAACTGCCTGGAGATCCTGGCGAGGAAGACGTACATGCAATACAGACAAATGTTCAGCATCCTCCAGTGCCTAGTGATGATAGCGACAATGAAATGAACACACTGGATGCATATAATGGATACCAGCCATTGGCGACGGGTAACGATGTTAACGAGCTCAACGATGTATCTATGGATGACAATGACTCTATAGATGAGGATTCTGAAGAAACAGTGCAATATGTTGATAACGTGAATGCTGTTGAGAATGCTGCTATCAATGATAATTTGCCACCGGTAGAGAGTGCTGATGCTGAAATCGAAAGACAAGTTTGGAGTCAACCACGTCCCCATGAATTACAATTAgaattagataataataaaACCACACAG attttaaatgTCATGGCAAATATAACACTACCTAATGCTGTAGTACCTGAATGGGCCAACGGAGTGCCGGAAGAGCGGTGGAAAGCGGAACTGCTCGAACGTATACGTCAACGTGGAGTTGCACGCCAAAATGACGATAAATGA